The proteins below are encoded in one region of Maribacter aestuarii:
- a CDS encoding outer membrane beta-barrel protein, which produces MKIFLVVCIFITALSTTHAQEISTKGKIVDEFNSAVPYASVVFKSDTSADTVFGVLSEEDGSFSISLEKDRYTLEITVVGLQSTTSSIDLTSAGETYDLGAILLKTVALDEVVVKNRNSPYKLNLDKKEYKVSGDLFSKGGTLSDVIQNVPSVQIDANGALSLRGSADIIVLLNGKPSGLTASTDLLRSIPASSIDKIEVITNPSGKYVAQGSAGILNIVLKKGKAKGFNGSVEIFGGHRLNAGSNININGANDKSSWYINSGVGYSEPKGKNSVELQNFETTPDRTSQNSERIRKQLYGLVNIGGAHDIRKNQNMSGSFTYRRANANNDNATFYNDFENTQLLASSERLEDENEKNDFLQGEINYSIELDTLGQVLKIGADGQFIQSTENSEITENETFPEMTFLNTDRTFSSEDNQRFLLSVDYELPLNKNQKLELGYLGSFKDITNDFEVVTGTGSEFVPIPEFTNSTTFRENIHSFYVQLGKKYEKIAYQLSLRSELTDIALNDANNTVVVDKNFTDWFPSAFINYNPNEEEEYRLSFTRRILRPSGFIYLPFSSYTDERNIFVGDPDINPSYTFSSELGYSYKISNSLTLTPTLYFRNTEDEVEFFVEKRTITINEEEREVFASTLTNIGTYTAYGLELGVSYKPANWWDIYFESTFNGFNQKGNVRGASFDGTGVLIYGRLNHTVNLSKKLKVQWQNNYRGPIETGQYRRKGIYAMNMGLNYDIFKGNGAITLNVVDVLNSNIRRVTSFGSDFTRDLELQNRVRQINLSLSYRFDPKSKTKQGNQYDKNEIIN; this is translated from the coding sequence ATGAAAATATTTCTTGTCGTCTGTATTTTCATAACGGCTTTATCAACCACACATGCACAAGAAATTAGTACCAAAGGGAAAATAGTGGACGAATTTAATTCAGCTGTCCCGTATGCCAGTGTCGTTTTTAAAAGCGACACCTCGGCAGATACGGTTTTTGGGGTTTTAAGTGAAGAAGATGGTAGTTTCTCCATTTCATTAGAAAAGGATAGGTATACCTTAGAAATTACCGTTGTAGGTCTTCAATCCACCACAAGTTCCATAGACCTTACCAGTGCAGGTGAAACCTATGATTTGGGAGCTATACTTTTGAAAACGGTTGCCTTGGACGAGGTTGTTGTCAAAAACAGAAATAGCCCCTATAAACTCAATCTGGATAAGAAAGAATATAAGGTATCGGGGGATCTATTTTCAAAAGGGGGAACGCTCTCCGACGTAATTCAAAATGTGCCCTCCGTACAAATTGATGCTAACGGTGCTTTAAGCTTACGGGGAAGTGCCGATATCATCGTACTTCTTAACGGTAAACCAAGTGGCCTAACCGCTTCTACCGATCTTCTAAGGTCCATACCTGCCAGTAGTATCGATAAAATTGAGGTAATTACGAACCCCAGCGGGAAATATGTTGCCCAAGGTTCGGCCGGGATACTTAACATTGTTTTAAAAAAAGGAAAAGCCAAAGGCTTTAATGGTAGTGTCGAAATTTTTGGAGGACATCGTTTAAATGCGGGAAGTAATATCAATATCAATGGGGCGAACGATAAAAGCAGTTGGTATATTAACTCCGGTGTGGGTTATTCCGAACCCAAAGGTAAAAATAGCGTGGAGTTGCAAAACTTTGAGACGACTCCCGATCGCACCTCCCAAAATTCCGAACGCATCCGAAAACAGTTGTACGGCCTAGTGAACATTGGAGGCGCTCATGATATTCGGAAGAATCAGAATATGTCGGGGTCTTTCACCTACCGCAGGGCCAATGCAAATAATGACAATGCTACTTTTTACAACGACTTTGAGAATACCCAGTTGTTAGCAAGTTCTGAACGCCTAGAGGATGAGAACGAAAAGAACGATTTTTTACAAGGCGAAATCAACTATTCCATAGAACTGGATACGCTTGGTCAAGTTCTAAAAATTGGGGCCGACGGTCAGTTTATCCAGAGTACGGAAAATTCTGAAATTACGGAGAACGAAACATTTCCAGAGATGACATTCTTAAATACCGATAGAACCTTTAGTTCCGAGGACAATCAGCGGTTTCTGCTCTCCGTAGATTATGAGCTTCCACTTAATAAAAATCAAAAACTAGAACTTGGCTATCTAGGGTCTTTTAAAGATATAACGAACGATTTTGAAGTCGTAACCGGCACGGGAAGTGAATTTGTTCCCATTCCCGAATTTACCAATAGCACTACGTTCCGAGAAAACATCCACAGTTTCTATGTTCAGTTGGGGAAAAAGTATGAAAAAATAGCCTATCAATTGTCTTTACGTTCAGAACTTACCGATATAGCATTGAACGATGCAAACAATACGGTTGTAGTGGATAAAAATTTTACGGACTGGTTTCCTTCAGCTTTTATAAACTATAACCCAAACGAAGAAGAAGAATATCGACTTTCGTTTACACGGCGCATTTTAAGGCCGTCAGGTTTTATTTATTTGCCATTTTCAAGTTATACGGACGAAAGAAACATTTTCGTTGGTGACCCGGATATCAACCCATCCTATACGTTTAGTAGCGAACTAGGCTACTCCTATAAAATTTCAAATTCCTTAACCTTAACACCAACATTGTATTTTAGAAATACCGAAGATGAAGTTGAATTTTTTGTAGAAAAGAGAACGATTACGATCAATGAAGAGGAACGGGAAGTGTTTGCTTCTACCTTGACCAATATCGGGACCTACACCGCTTACGGACTTGAGTTGGGCGTGTCCTACAAACCTGCAAATTGGTGGGATATCTATTTTGAAAGTACGTTTAACGGCTTTAACCAAAAAGGTAACGTAAGAGGTGCCAGTTTTGATGGGACAGGGGTTTTGATCTATGGGCGTTTAAACCACACGGTCAATTTATCTAAAAAACTGAAAGTACAATGGCAAAATAATTATAGAGGTCCTATTGAAACGGGACAATATCGCAGAAAAGGTATTTACGCCATGAACATGGGTCTAAACTATGATATCTTTAAAGGTAATGGGGCCATTACGTTGAACGTTGTAGATGTGCTCAACTCCAATATTAGAAGGGTCACCAGTTTCGGAAGTGATTTTACACGGGATTTAGAGTTGCAAAATAGAGTGCGTCAAATCAATTTATCCTTAAGTTATCGTTTTGATCCCAAGTCAAAGACTAAACAGGGTAATCAATATGATAAAAACGAAATCATAAATTGA
- a CDS encoding alpha/beta fold hydrolase yields the protein MRSWTVLFLVVLFHGCNTAPPYEVIDGILEVPENRLNSDSRTLKLVYKVLKAKKADPLKSPILYLQGGPGASTLIMEESWKNHPLRKDRDIVLMDQRGTGASEANCVDMGKAIFAIARQDLGPKEELWALDSIFNQCRNALSQKGVDLAGYTSQENATDFEDLRKELGYEQWNLYGASYGSRLGLTIMRDFPNSVRSSIFVGVFAPESQLSETIIDFEKSLFEVLRRCEQNEKCNSSYPSLKTRLLKTLKRLESEPLHLNYNSQSFVLNRRDALLLLHQSLYSRYSIGYIPELIEAMEKGKSEPIESALQRVEFIYNFVNWPMNNSVMAYDELPFIDSLEVINAQEKSELGFDIMTFEGFNSLSDWHPFRAPVLENQPVISEIPTLMASGSLDPVTTTRNTNEALVHLKNGYGVVFPDESHDLFNPCFLQITEDFLNNPYDKPDLVCSSIRQPIEWNLAKPSQ from the coding sequence ATGCGTTCGTGGACAGTTTTATTTTTAGTAGTTCTCTTTCATGGATGTAATACAGCCCCACCATATGAAGTTATAGATGGTATTCTGGAAGTCCCTGAAAACCGACTAAATTCCGATTCTCGAACGCTTAAATTGGTGTATAAAGTGCTTAAGGCAAAAAAAGCCGATCCGTTGAAATCTCCAATTCTATATCTACAGGGCGGCCCAGGAGCTTCCACCTTAATAATGGAGGAGTCTTGGAAAAATCACCCTCTCCGGAAAGACAGGGATATTGTACTGATGGATCAACGCGGAACAGGTGCATCGGAAGCAAATTGCGTTGATATGGGTAAAGCCATCTTTGCTATTGCGAGACAAGACTTAGGCCCTAAAGAAGAATTATGGGCATTGGACTCAATCTTTAACCAATGTAGGAACGCACTCAGTCAAAAAGGAGTTGATTTGGCTGGATATACCAGCCAAGAAAATGCTACCGATTTTGAGGACTTACGTAAAGAATTGGGGTATGAACAATGGAATCTATATGGAGCTTCCTATGGTTCAAGGTTGGGGTTAACTATCATGCGTGATTTTCCAAATAGTGTCCGTAGCTCAATCTTTGTAGGCGTTTTTGCTCCAGAATCTCAATTATCTGAAACGATTATCGATTTTGAAAAATCCCTTTTTGAAGTCCTAAGACGTTGTGAACAAAATGAGAAATGTAATAGTAGCTATCCTTCTCTTAAAACTCGTTTATTAAAAACTCTAAAAAGGTTAGAGTCGGAACCTTTACATTTAAACTACAATTCACAATCTTTTGTTCTGAACCGTCGAGATGCTTTACTATTACTACACCAGTCACTTTACAGTCGCTATTCAATAGGATATATCCCTGAACTTATTGAAGCGATGGAGAAAGGTAAATCGGAGCCCATAGAGAGTGCTTTGCAACGTGTTGAATTCATTTACAATTTCGTTAATTGGCCCATGAACAATTCGGTCATGGCCTATGATGAACTGCCCTTTATCGATAGTCTTGAAGTAATTAATGCTCAGGAAAAATCCGAGCTAGGATTTGACATTATGACCTTTGAAGGTTTTAACTCGCTATCCGACTGGCATCCATTTAGGGCGCCGGTTCTTGAAAACCAACCCGTGATTTCAGAAATTCCTACATTGATGGCTTCGGGCAGTTTAGACCCAGTCACTACAACTAGAAATACCAACGAAGCTTTAGTACATTTAAAAAATGGTTATGGCGTCGTTTTCCCAGATGAAAGTCATGATTTGTTCAATCCTTGTTTCCTTCAAATTACCGAAGATTTTCTTAACAATCCTTACGATAAACCTGATTTAGTTTGTAGCTCAATAAGACAGCCTATTGAATGGAACTTAGCCAAACCATCTCAATAA
- a CDS encoding GAP family protein yields MADVAILPLALSVMLGPQILVGMLLITRKDPIKSSLIYITAIILTLILTTYMYYSIIQRTDLHMASFAGVPMLKYFLIILFIVLIIRSLLKRHQVTAPPKWMQGIATASLGKIFMIGLCLIAFMPTDIAVTFSIGSILNSASSSFLEAWPFFGAVLFISFLPLIIYFSLGSNGSQYLEKVNRWLNTHGYIINIIVFTFFIFLLI; encoded by the coding sequence ATGGCAGATGTTGCAATCTTACCACTCGCATTATCGGTAATGTTAGGGCCCCAAATTTTGGTAGGGATGTTATTGATTACCCGAAAAGACCCCATCAAAAGTTCTTTGATTTACATTACCGCGATAATTTTAACGCTGATACTGACGACATATATGTATTATTCAATTATACAGCGAACGGATTTGCACATGGCTTCCTTTGCCGGTGTACCGATGTTGAAATACTTTTTAATCATACTGTTCATTGTCTTAATAATCCGCTCCCTGTTAAAACGTCATCAGGTAACAGCACCACCCAAATGGATGCAAGGAATTGCAACCGCTTCTTTAGGAAAAATTTTCATGATCGGTCTATGTTTAATTGCCTTTATGCCGACAGACATCGCAGTCACTTTTTCCATTGGAAGTATTTTGAACAGTGCGTCCAGTTCTTTTTTAGAGGCGTGGCCTTTTTTTGGTGCTGTTTTATTCATCTCATTTTTACCTCTAATAATCTATTTTTCTCTAGGCTCAAATGGGTCTCAGTATTTGGAAAAAGTGAACCGCTGGCTAAATACGCACGGCTATATTATAAACATCATCGTTTTCACGTTTTTTATATTCCTGTTGATTTAG
- a CDS encoding serine hydrolase yields MKNTAGKNISRIGINNCKVIIVVVLMVLLSSVRVKAQMTAKQIDSIVNKAINNMDNTVGFAIGIVKDGKIVHVKGYGVNSIESKEAVTADTPFGIASNSKAFTSAALAILVEQGKINWEDKVVDYIPEFKMYNDYVTNNFNIQDLLTHRSGLGLGAGDLMIFPDGSEFTINDVLTAFQYFEPTTAFRTKFDYDNLLYLVAGELTARVSGKTWETFVQDEILKPLEMNNSYGSYNEAHKNDKIAIAHSFDGETLKAIQNPESTLGTNVKPKMNGAAGGIWASANDMCKWMLVQLNEGKYGANLDKTLFSEQQQQEMWRVHTPMNKQSDPRSPFKVHFTGYGLGWFLSDFNGYFKVEHSGLIAGMSSEVTLIPELELGIVVLNNSEGAGFLNGLMGFVLLDEYLQLETGIDWLEMAKGMQRQDGPMGDPDSERVWAEVEANKNVKVNKSNYVGIYEDEWFGKVEVFEKDGDLWFKSYKSPRLNGKMAFYNGNTFAIKWEYQDMKADALALFALDEKGKAQSIKMKGISRFIDFSFDFQDLDLKRVSNNTSTTSKTR; encoded by the coding sequence CAATAAGGCAATAAACAACATGGATAATACCGTGGGTTTTGCCATAGGCATCGTCAAAGACGGTAAAATTGTACACGTAAAAGGTTATGGTGTAAACTCGATAGAATCAAAAGAAGCGGTCACTGCAGATACCCCATTTGGCATTGCCTCCAATTCCAAAGCTTTTACCTCCGCTGCATTAGCAATTTTGGTGGAGCAGGGAAAAATTAATTGGGAAGATAAGGTAGTCGATTATATACCCGAATTTAAAATGTACAATGATTATGTTACGAATAACTTTAATATTCAAGACCTTTTGACCCATAGAAGTGGTTTAGGACTTGGGGCTGGCGACCTTATGATTTTTCCGGATGGTTCGGAATTTACAATCAATGATGTGCTTACCGCTTTTCAATACTTCGAACCCACTACGGCTTTCCGCACAAAGTTTGATTATGATAATCTGCTGTACCTTGTGGCAGGCGAACTTACGGCAAGGGTAAGCGGAAAAACATGGGAAACATTCGTTCAGGATGAGATTTTAAAGCCCTTGGAAATGAATAATTCCTATGGCAGTTATAACGAAGCCCATAAAAATGACAAGATTGCCATTGCCCATTCCTTTGATGGTGAAACGTTGAAAGCCATACAAAACCCTGAATCTACTTTGGGTACCAACGTAAAACCGAAGATGAACGGAGCGGCAGGTGGTATTTGGGCGAGCGCAAATGATATGTGTAAATGGATGTTAGTTCAATTGAACGAAGGCAAATATGGAGCTAATTTGGACAAAACTTTATTCTCGGAACAGCAACAGCAAGAAATGTGGCGTGTTCACACGCCTATGAACAAACAATCAGACCCAAGGTCACCTTTTAAAGTCCATTTTACGGGATATGGGTTAGGTTGGTTCTTGTCAGATTTTAACGGCTATTTTAAAGTGGAACATTCGGGGTTGATCGCAGGCATGTCTTCCGAGGTGACTTTGATTCCAGAATTGGAACTCGGTATCGTGGTTCTCAATAATTCCGAGGGTGCAGGCTTTCTGAACGGTTTGATGGGTTTTGTGCTTTTGGATGAATATCTACAATTGGAAACTGGTATCGATTGGCTTGAAATGGCCAAAGGGATGCAACGGCAAGACGGACCAATGGGTGACCCCGATTCAGAAAGAGTTTGGGCCGAAGTGGAGGCAAATAAAAATGTAAAAGTCAATAAAAGCAATTATGTGGGCATATACGAAGATGAATGGTTCGGAAAAGTTGAAGTATTTGAGAAAGATGGGGATTTATGGTTTAAGTCCTATAAATCGCCGAGGTTGAATGGTAAAATGGCTTTTTATAACGGCAATACTTTTGCCATAAAATGGGAATACCAGGATATGAAAGCGGATGCCTTAGCGCTATTTGCACTAGATGAAAAGGGCAAAGCCCAAAGTATTAAAATGAAAGGGATTTCTCGTTTTATCGATTTTAGTTTCGATTTCCAGGATTTAGATTTAAAAAGGGTTTCGAATAATACTTCGACTACGAGTAAAACGAGATAA